The following coding sequences lie in one Candidatus Eisenbacteria bacterium genomic window:
- a CDS encoding right-handed parallel beta-helix repeat-containing protein: MNRSRACRRTPELGHRGRHGILFLSAALLALAAPPAVARVLVLQPSVATTDEEFERVANTLQPGDTLVLRGGTYSQTARRAVTVNGTPAQPILIRAADGESPLLTRPIETMNTANNIELVSCSYLTIRGIRFEGGSTGVRIMGGHHITVEDCEVFGTGNNALSMNSGDCDSLVIRRNEIHHTGLSTAGDTEGEGMYVGCNNNTCRVTNSLFESNYIHHLRATSTGGNDGIEVKVGSHGNIIRNNVIHDTTIGMRYPGIFVYGGGSRPNIVEGNVLWNCGEAIQVVSDAEIRNNLILNSDVGITAAPHSQVTLMRNVTIANNTIHGNDQGIYVRWSGTTNMALANNAIYSPSGTAVNASGLGASLVLANYVEGGLSGVTLDSERFLFGGSAASVFRDAASMDLWPTSAAPFLGRASASFVPANDFNERARTAPFDVGAYERDGLATNPGWRIQPGFKSSGPALDTMPPSAPSDLRASGSSAGSPSASPRPPSASRR, translated from the coding sequence ATGAATCGATCACGAGCGTGCCGGCGCACTCCCGAACTCGGACATCGCGGACGGCACGGGATCCTGTTCCTCTCGGCAGCGCTCCTCGCCCTTGCGGCCCCGCCGGCCGTGGCCAGGGTCCTCGTCCTCCAGCCCTCGGTCGCGACGACGGACGAGGAGTTCGAGCGCGTCGCCAACACCCTGCAGCCGGGAGACACGCTCGTCCTGCGGGGCGGGACCTACTCGCAGACGGCGCGGCGCGCGGTGACCGTGAACGGCACGCCGGCCCAACCGATCCTGATCCGGGCCGCGGACGGCGAGAGCCCGCTCCTGACGCGTCCGATCGAGACGATGAACACGGCCAACAACATCGAGCTCGTCTCCTGCTCCTATCTCACGATCCGCGGCATCCGCTTCGAAGGGGGCAGCACGGGAGTCCGGATCATGGGAGGGCACCACATCACGGTCGAGGACTGCGAGGTCTTCGGAACCGGAAACAACGCCCTGTCGATGAACAGCGGTGATTGCGACTCCCTCGTGATCCGCCGGAACGAGATCCATCACACCGGTCTGAGCACCGCGGGCGACACCGAGGGCGAAGGAATGTACGTCGGCTGCAACAACAACACCTGCCGCGTCACGAACAGCCTCTTCGAGAGCAACTACATCCATCACCTGCGGGCCACCAGCACCGGGGGGAACGACGGGATCGAGGTGAAGGTCGGGTCCCACGGGAACATCATCCGCAACAACGTCATCCACGACACGACCATCGGGATGCGATACCCGGGGATCTTCGTCTACGGCGGAGGAAGCCGGCCCAACATCGTCGAGGGGAACGTGCTCTGGAACTGCGGCGAGGCCATCCAGGTCGTCTCCGACGCGGAGATCCGGAACAACCTCATCCTGAACTCGGATGTCGGCATCACCGCGGCTCCCCATTCCCAGGTGACGCTCATGCGGAACGTCACGATCGCCAACAACACGATTCACGGGAACGATCAGGGGATCTACGTCCGCTGGTCCGGCACGACGAACATGGCGCTCGCGAACAACGCGATCTACTCCCCTTCCGGCACCGCCGTGAACGCGAGCGGGCTCGGCGCATCGCTCGTCCTCGCGAACTACGTGGAAGGGGGTCTGTCGGGGGTGACCCTCGATTCGGAGCGGTTCCTCTTCGGCGGCTCTGCCGCGAGCGTGTTCCGGGATGCGGCGTCGATGGATCTCTGGCCCACGTCGGCCGCTCCATTCCTGGGGAGGGCTTCCGCGAGCTTCGTCCCCGCGAACGACTTCAACGAGCGCGCCCGGACCGCGCCGTTCGACGTGGGAGCTTACGAGCGGGACGGGCTGGCCACGAATCCCGGCTGGAGGATCCAGCCCGGCTTCAAGTCCTCGGGCCCCGCGCTCGACACCATGCCTCCCAGCGCTCCTTCCGACCTGCGTGCCAGCGGGTCGTCTGCGGGATCCCCGTCAGCCTCCCCTCGGCCCCCTTCGGCGAGCCGGCGATGA
- a CDS encoding glycosyltransferase, which translates to MKRVLLIAFHYPPLRGSSGIQRTLSFSRDLREHGWEPIVLSAHPRAYESVGNDQMKDIPDGVPVHRPFALDTARHLAVRGRYLKSLAIPDRWSSWQLGAVPCGMNVIRTHRPDVIWSTFPIATAHVIGRRLHALTGKPWVADFRDSMTEPGYPHDPDVRRAYLRIERGAVEHAARAVFTTPGAVRMYAERYPEIPGKRWALIPNGYDEERALEVEGIIRSRPRPAGGSPTVLVHSGLLYPSERDPRAFFDAVAALRSRGEISASTLRVVLRATGHDERYARLLRAAGIDDIVRLEPPVGYAAALEEMLSADGLLLFQAANCNHQIPAKLYEYLRARRPIFAMTDAAGDTAGVLAEAGIDTVVPLDASVRIEEGLRGFLEALREGSAPVAAPETVARYSRRARAKELAALLEEVVRES; encoded by the coding sequence GTGAAGCGGGTGCTCCTGATCGCGTTCCACTACCCCCCGCTCCGGGGAAGCAGCGGCATCCAGCGCACGCTCTCGTTCTCGCGCGACCTCCGCGAGCATGGCTGGGAGCCGATCGTCCTGAGCGCGCACCCGCGCGCGTACGAGAGCGTGGGGAACGATCAGATGAAGGACATCCCGGACGGAGTCCCCGTCCACCGTCCCTTCGCGCTCGACACGGCGCGGCACCTCGCGGTGCGCGGTCGCTATCTGAAGTCGCTCGCGATTCCGGACCGGTGGTCGAGCTGGCAGCTCGGCGCGGTTCCGTGCGGGATGAACGTCATCCGGACGCACCGGCCGGACGTCATCTGGTCGACCTTTCCGATCGCCACGGCGCACGTGATCGGGCGCAGGCTGCACGCGCTCACGGGGAAGCCCTGGGTGGCGGATTTCCGAGACTCCATGACGGAACCCGGATACCCTCACGATCCGGACGTGCGCAGGGCCTACCTGCGGATCGAGCGGGGCGCCGTCGAGCACGCCGCGCGCGCCGTGTTCACGACGCCCGGAGCGGTCCGCATGTACGCCGAGCGCTATCCGGAGATCCCCGGGAAACGCTGGGCCCTCATCCCGAACGGGTACGACGAGGAGCGCGCGCTCGAGGTGGAGGGAATCATCCGGTCGCGGCCGCGGCCGGCGGGCGGCTCCCCGACCGTCCTCGTCCACAGCGGGCTCCTCTATCCCTCCGAGCGCGATCCGCGGGCGTTCTTCGACGCGGTGGCGGCGCTCCGCTCCCGCGGAGAGATCTCCGCCTCCACGCTCCGCGTCGTGCTCCGGGCCACGGGGCACGACGAGCGGTACGCGAGACTCCTGCGCGCGGCCGGGATCGACGACATCGTCCGTCTGGAGCCGCCGGTGGGGTACGCGGCCGCGCTCGAGGAGATGCTCTCCGCCGACGGGCTCCTTCTCTTCCAGGCCGCGAACTGCAACCACCAGATCCCCGCCAAGCTCTACGAGTACCTGAGGGCTCGAAGGCCGATCTTCGCGATGACCGACGCAGCCGGGGATACCGCGGGCGTGCTCGCCGAGGCCGGCATCGACACGGTCGTCCCGCTCGACGCGAGCGTGAGGATCGAGGAAGGCCTGAGGGGGTTCCTCGAGGCTCTTCGCGAGGGATCCGCCCCGGTCGCCGCGCCCGAGACCGTCGCGCGCTATTCCCGGCGCGCGCGGGCCAAGGAGCTCGCAGCTCTTCTCGAGGAAGTCGTCCGGGAAAGCTAG